In Tistrella mobilis, the genomic window CCCGGTCGCTCTTCAGCCAGCGCTTGACCAGCCCCGCCATCGGCCTCAGCCCTTCCGCACGGCCGGAGCGGCCATGTCGGCCGCATCCTCGACATCGCTGCGGCCGACGGGGGCTTCGGACTGGTCGGCAAACTGCAGCGCATGCAGCCGGGCATAGGCCCCGCCGGCGGCGATCAGTTCGGCGTGGCTGCCCTGTTCGATCACCCGGCCGCGATCCATCACGCAGATCAGGTCGGCATCGACCACGGTCGACAGCCGGTGTGCCACCACCACCACCGTGCGGCCGACCATCAGCCGGGCGAGCGCATCCTGCACCGCCCGCTCGCTTTCGGTGTCGAGTGCCGAGGTCGCTTCGTCGAGCAGCAGGATCGGCGCGTCCTTCAGCATGGCGCGGGCGATCGAGATGCGCTGGCGCTGACCGCCGGATAGGCTGGAACCATGCTCGCCCACCGGCGTGTCATAGCCCTTGGGCAGGGCCATGATGAAGTCATGCGCGGCGGCGTCACGGGCGGCGGCCTCGATCTCTTCGCGCGTGGCATCCGGGCGGCCATAGGCGATGTTGGCGGCGACGCTGTCGTTGAACAGCGTCACCTCCTGCGAGACCAGGGCGATGGCGGCGCGGAGCGAGGCCATGGTCACCTCGCGGACATCGGCACCGTCGATGGTCAGCCGGCCGCCGTCCAGGTCGTAGAAGCGCGGGATCAGATTGATCACGGTAGACTTGCCGGCGCCCGAGGCCCCGACCAGCGCCACCCGGCGGCCCGCCGGCACCACCAGATCGAGCCCGTCGAGCGCAGGCGCGCCCTCGGCGCCATAGCCGAAGCGGGCATCCTCGAAGCGGATTTCCCCCCTGACCGGCCCGCCGATGACCTGCGGCAGCGGCCTGGCATCCGGCCGGTCGGTAATCGTCGCCGGCAGATCGATCAGTTCGAACACCCGATGGGTGGCGGCCAGGCCTTCCTGGAGATTGGCGTTCAGATTGGCGAGGGTCTTGGCCGGGCGATAGGCCATCAGCAGAGCGGTCACGAACGAGAAGAAGGCCCCGGGCGTGGTCTCGCCCGCCACCACCTGTGATCCGCCATAGAAGATGACGAGGCCGACCGCCACGCCGCCCAGCGCCTCCATAATCGGCGAGGAGGCGGCACGGATGCGTTCGGCCTTGCCGGTCAGGCGGTAGATTTCCTCGACTGTCACGCCCATCCGCCGGGTTTCGTAGCCCTCCATGCCATAGGCCTTGACGTGGCGGGCGCCCAGGAAAGTCTCTTCCAGAATGCCGGTCAGCCGGCCGATCTGGTCCTGGGCACGGTCCGACACCTTGCGCATCCGCCGGCCGAGTTTCGCGATCGGCAGGATCGCGACCGGGAAGACCACAAAGGCGATGATCGCCAGCAGCCAGTCCTGCCAGAACATCAGCCCGACCAGAAAGACGACGGTCAGGCTTTCCTTGGCCAGGCTGGTGATCGCGGCGGCGGCGGATTTGCGCACCAGCTGCACGTCATAGGTGAAGCGCGCGATCAGCCGGCCCGATCCGGTGCGGTGGAAGAAGGCGAGATCGGCGGCCATCAGCCGCTGATACATCCGGTGCTGCAGATCGGCCACCACCCGGGTGCCCAGCCGTTCCATCAGCACCCGCTCGGCATAGGTCGCGAAGCCGTTGACGGCGGCGATGGTGAGCACGGCGGCGGGCACCAGCAGCAGCATGGTCTCGTCGCGCTTCAGGAACACGTCGTCCAGCACCGGCTGCATCAGCCAGGCATTGGCGGCGGTTGCGGCCGCGGTCACGACCATCGCCCCGATCGCGAGCGCGATCCGTCGCCAATAGGGGCGCAGATGCTCGCGGGCGAGGCGGGTGATCAGGACCCGGGTGCCGGCGGCGCCATCGGGACGGGGGGACTTCGGCTTGCGGCGCGACATGGGGCGGGGATGGATCCCGTGAAGAGGCGGCGGCCGGCGGATGCGGTCGGCATCCGGCCGGCGCGGGTCATGGCTGCGGTTGTACGCCAGCCGGCGCCGGGCTTCCAGCCGCATCGACCGCAA contains:
- the msbA gene encoding lipid A export permease/ATP-binding protein MsbA, with the translated sequence MSRRKPKSPRPDGAAGTRVLITRLAREHLRPYWRRIALAIGAMVVTAAATAANAWLMQPVLDDVFLKRDETMLLLVPAAVLTIAAVNGFATYAERVLMERLGTRVVADLQHRMYQRLMAADLAFFHRTGSGRLIARFTYDVQLVRKSAAAAITSLAKESLTVVFLVGLMFWQDWLLAIIAFVVFPVAILPIAKLGRRMRKVSDRAQDQIGRLTGILEETFLGARHVKAYGMEGYETRRMGVTVEEIYRLTGKAERIRAASSPIMEALGGVAVGLVIFYGGSQVVAGETTPGAFFSFVTALLMAYRPAKTLANLNANLQEGLAATHRVFELIDLPATITDRPDARPLPQVIGGPVRGEIRFEDARFGYGAEGAPALDGLDLVVPAGRRVALVGASGAGKSTVINLIPRFYDLDGGRLTIDGADVREVTMASLRAAIALVSQEVTLFNDSVAANIAYGRPDATREEIEAAARDAAAHDFIMALPKGYDTPVGEHGSSLSGGQRQRISIARAMLKDAPILLLDEATSALDTESERAVQDALARLMVGRTVVVVAHRLSTVVDADLICVMDRGRVIEQGSHAELIAAGGAYARLHALQFADQSEAPVGRSDVEDAADMAAPAVRKG